One genomic region from Plasmodium chabaudi chabaudi strain AS genome assembly, chromosome: 7 encodes:
- a CDS encoding fam-a protein — protein sequence MNKFYIQIVFFFLSISIYVNNKTLAAEADPEGSITLESKKRYAIPDEIFLKYKHLIHTNREEVVNAAKLMTEAAAHIEHYATAKDGYELCKWSRNFNITLSKKEDEGGAVIQRVKFKYNHTNKYNEIINMLWDPDSEHFLDKNSSKRKIIRMYTPNLVLIQQRYKSWSEGRDKYFNALAAKIKVSEYETIIAITSPNTNDGYPADKEYKNKIIENANLFKIDIDPEDDIVEGKLKKTMVNVAGYFIRKIHNFVDITYIESIDGHTFNCRKSIVKKTLNNFYSL from the exons atgaataaattttatattcaaattgtttttttttttttaagtatcTCCATATAtgtgaataataaaacccTTGCAGCTGAGGCAGATCCAGAAGGAAGTATAACACTCGAATCAAAAAAACGTTATGCTAT TCCAGATGAAatctttttaaaatacaaGCACCTAATACATACCAATCGCGAGGAAGTTGTAAATGCGGCCAAACTTATGACCGAAGCTGCAGCACATATAGAGCATTATGCTACAGCTAAAGATGGTTATGAATTATGTAAATGGAGTcgaaattttaatattactCTTTCTAAAAAAGAAGATGAAGGAGGCGCAGTTATTCAAAGagttaaatttaaatataatcataCCAATAAG tataatgaaataataaacatgtTATGGGATCCCGATAGCGAACATTTTTTAGATAAAAATTCTTctaaaa GAAAAATTATCCGTATGTACACTCCAAATTTAGTATTGATACAACAACGATACAAAAGTTGGTCTGAGGGCCgtgataaatattttaatgctTTAGCTGCAAAGATTAAA GTATCAGAATATGAAACTATAATTGCCATTACTTCACCAAATACAAATGATGGTTATCCTGCCgataaagaatataaaaacaaaatcatAGAAAACGCaaatttattcaaaattGACATAGATCCTGAAGATGATATTGTAGAAggaaaattaaagaaaacGATGGTTAACGTAGCTGGATACTTCATTCGAAAAATACACAATTTTGTTGATATCACCTATATCGAATCT aTTGATGGGCATACTTTCAATTGTCGAAAATccattgttaaaaaaactttaaataatttttattcgtTGTag
- a CDS encoding fam-a protein — MNTFYIQISLFLLCISLYLNNKTLATDRAPGKDATPELTDHCLISEEIYEKNKHLLCTNPEEIVEASELMKEAVAQFNYFTTSKDNYKFCGSCYLCHPFFCEKKHQDYTYVKKNEYTIDDPDMYNEIIKMLWDPEYANLINKGSIIRKITRVYNKNLVMIQQRYKDSSSDNWKYFYALATIADVRKPFLFYFVINRISHIVTRNLFKYTFIDFAGIRRHNYSENDIRKGKLKKTFVNIAGYHVEKKNNYVNFTYIDSVSDIQILITQSFISTIVKKYIVDCYASSYLKQIIRKALCCFFPHK; from the exons ATGAATACATTCTATATTCAAATTTCTTTGTTTCTTTTATGTATCTCCCTATAtctgaataataaaacccTTGCAACTGATCGTGCTCCAGGAAAAGATGCAACACCAGAATTAACAGATCATTGTCTTAT CTCagaagaaatatatgaaaaaaacaagcaTTTATTGTGCACCAATCCTGAAGAAATTGTAGAAGCGAGCGAACTTATGAAGGAAGCTGTAGcacaatttaattattttactaCAAGTAaagataattataaattttgtggAAGCTGTTACCTTTGCCATCCGTTTTTTtgcgaaaaaaaacaccaagactatacatatgttaaaaaaaatgaatacaCAATTGATGATCCGGATATG tataatgaaataataaagatgtTGTGGGATCCTGAGTATGCcaatttgataaataaaGGCTCTATTATAA GAAAAATTACCcgtgtatataataaaaatttagtaATGATACAACAACGTTACAAAGATTCGAGTTCTGACAattggaaatatttttatgctttAGCTACAATTGCTGATGTAAGGAAGCCTTTCCTCTTCTATTTCGTTATAAATCGTATTTCTCATATTGTGACACGCAATTTATTCAAATACACTTTTATTGATTTTGCAGGTATCAGAAGGCACAACT ATTctgaaaatgatattagaaaagggaaattaaaaaaaacttttgttaatatagCTGGATACcatgttgaaaaaaaaaataattatgttaaTTTCACCTATATAGACTCCGTAAGcgatatacaaattttaataacgcaatcatttatttcaacaattgttaaaaaatatatt gTTGATTGTTATGCTTCCAGCTAcctaaaacaaattattagaAAGGCTTTATGTTGTTTTTTCCCTCATAAATAA
- a CDS encoding CIR protein: MSKEVCEAIKGIDENVVFDPVSQKYAFTDEIYGVYCSPTRKGEKGQCDSNGKLLGSAFIALLNIFDSFGDEEEKLENNKLGEYAILWLSYKLYQYKERSIEVDDVYDILTGNDWFQEHYKSIEEKKDMMKFHLIYLNNLYTLLKEICNTITNCSDSSNSSECQESAKKCAASYRSCMISFPWTEICDPYCRILSNLKNDYDKIRGNNSKLPELKPPEGRKSCEIFCEEKKQKLKAEKAKVEVSEMNIRTEGSLSSQSSTKLSDSLGNTLPVKEVQMDESSSVTLPTVSLTSINNTNKLPYIAIPFFLIPVILGISYKYLTHGQRKKSNGKKKVKTIINLCDANKIQKDVTNGFVENI; the protein is encoded by the exons atgTCTAAGGAAGTg TGTGAAGCAATTAAGGGGATCGATGAAAATGTTGTCTTTGATCCTGTATCTCAAAAGTATGCGTTTACCGATGAAATATATGGAGTATATTGTTCTCCCACTAGAAAGGGAGAAAAAGGACAATGTGATAGTAATGGAAAATTGCTTGGCTCTGCTTTTATAGCATTGCTAAACATTTTTGATAGTTTTGGTGATGAAGAGGAAAAATTGGAGAATAATAAACTTGGTGAATATGCTATTTTGTGGTTAAGTTACAAACTTTATCAATATAAGGAGAGATCAATTGAAGTAGATGATGTTTATGACATCCTTACAGGAAATGATTGGTTTCAAGAACATTATAAATCcatagaagaaaaaaaagatatgatgaaatttcatcttatatatttgaacaATCTTTATACGTTACTTAAAGAAATATGTAATACAATTACTAACTGTAGTGACTCTTCAAACTCCAGTGAATGTCAAGAGAGTGCTAAAAAATGTGCTGCTTCGTATCGTTCATGTATGATTAGTTTTCCCTGGACAGAGATTTGTGATCCATATTGTCGTATATTgtcaaatttaaaaaatgattatgataaaattagaGGAAATAATAGTAAACTTCCAGAATTGAAGCCACCAGAAGGAAGAAAAAGTTGTGAGATTTTTtgtgaagaaaaaaagcaaaaattGAAAGCTGAGAAAGCGAAAGTTGAAGTTTCAGAAATGAATATACGCACCGAAGGCAGTTTATCAAGTCAATCATCAACCAAATTAAGTGATAGTCTGGGCAATACATTGCCTGTAAAAGAAGTTCAGATGGATGAATCAAGTTCTGTAACACTTCCAACAGTAAGCCTCACAAGTATAAATAACACAAATAAACTACCTTACATTGcaattccattttttttgataccCGTTATTTTAGGAATTTCATACAag tATTTAACACATGGCCAGAGAAAAAAGTcgaatggaaaaaaaaaggtaaaaacgattataaatttgtgtGATGCAAATAAAATCCAAAAGGACGTTACAAATGGATTCGtcgaaaatatttaa